ATGCCAACGGGTTGGATCTGTACACCAGAAACCCCGATGACTTCGCCGGACTTGACCCGCTGGTTCACGTGGTCGCGCTCTGATTCGAGCTGCTCGGCCCGCGAACTAGGCTGCAGTAACTGCGATTTCGCGACCGAGCTGATAGCCGGGTGCCAACGGGAGGGTGTCGCCGCTCCAGAATGAGCCCGGATCGAACCAGTTGTAATACTTCTCGGTGGCGAGTAGTCCCATTTCCTCGTAGGTGAGTGCCACGGTCTCGGCACAGTAAGCGGTTTCTAGCCCCACCTCCCGCCGTTGCGCCTTACGTCGCTGCGTCGATTCGCGAACCTTCCTGTCTACCAACGGTATTCCTCGCACCCAGTCGTACACGGTAGGGATTCGGCCGCGCAGCCACCGACCGGTCAGCCGTGCGGTGCTGGGAAACGGGGTGCCGTCCATCCGGGCGATAACCCGCAGCAGCCGGTCTTCCTGTTCGCGGTTGGCGTACGGGGTCAGCTGCCGTAGCCAGCATCGCTGCCCGTATCGGTGCATCCACCGCTGGACAGCTTGTCGGGCGTCGTTGAGCTGCACGCCGCGATGGTTGGTTCCGGTCCACACATCGACGAGCTTGTCGCCCAGCTCGGCATGCCACACGAGCGGCGGCAAGTCCTCGATCGCCACCGTCATCGCGACGTGGTTGACCGGGCTGTTCGACAAGGTCTGGATAGCGCGGTCGGGCGCGGAATGACCACGAAACAGCCAAATGTCGCCGGTTCGGGTTTCCTCGAGCGCGCGATCCAGGGTCACGCTGCTGGTGTCCACAACTGCACGATATGCAGACTGATCCCATGCGCAACATGTGGAAGTGGCTGGGGTTGGCCGGTCTGGTCGGTGTTGCCGCCGGCGGAGCGCTGGTGGTCCGCGACCAGCGGCGGCGAAACGCCTACACACCCGACGAGATCCGGGCGCGCTTGCATCAGCGCCTGGCCGAATCCGGTACCGAGAACTAAGCGGCGGCTTTCACCGCGTACAGGCGGTGGGCGCCGGTGAAACCCTTCAATTCGGCCTCGCGACCCTCGTCGACGCTGATATCGGCGCAGTCGCGGATGGCGTCGCACACGGGTTTGCTCACCAGGATCTCACCACCGGCGGCCTCGCCGGCGACGCGTGCGGCCATCGCGACGTTGCGCCCGAAAAGGTCGTCACCGCGCCGCACAGACCTTCCCATGTGGATACCGATCCGTACACGAAAGCCGTTCCGCCGCCGACGTTTCGCCTCGTTGTGCATTGCGTGCTGGATGTCGATGGCGCATCGTACCGCCTGCTCGGCCTGTGAGAAGGCGATCATGAAACCGTCGCCTTGGCTTTTGACCACATGTCCGCCGTAGTTCTTGACCAACCTGCGGACCAGCTTGTCGTGCTCGCCGAGCAGCTTGACCCAGGCACGGTCGCCAATGCGCTCGTTGAGCGCGGTGGACTCCTCGATATCGGAGAACAAGATCACCACCCGGCCGTCCGGCGTGACCCGGGCCAGATCGGGTCGCTCCACCTCGGCCCAGTCGGCGAGGTCTTCAATCGCGCTGCGCGCCGCGGCACCCAGCCCCTCCTTGCGAACCAAATTCGCCGTCTGCCACACCGTCTTAACGGCTTCGCGGCCTCCGGACAGCAGCCAGTTGCGGGCGTCGGCTCGGTGGCGCAGCTCGTCGGCTTCCTGGCGACTGCGCACCAGCAGCACCGACACCGCGGCCAGAGCCGCGGCTTCGACCACGGCGAGGCCGGCCAGGATGTAGACCGCGATCATCGGGGCACCACCCATGCCAAGGATCTTTCCCGATTTCGGCGCGGAAGTCGGCAGAGCGCCTAGCGCGGGCGGGTTTGGTGCACGGGAAAACCGGTCATTTACCGAATGCGGCTCCATACGTCGCGCATAGTGGGCTGCCTGCATGTGCGCAACGGTGATTTCGTTGTCGGTTCACCCGCGGGTGCTTAGGGTGGGTCGTGGCCACCCCGGGGGGATCGAGTTGTAGGGGATGAGCTGATGAGTTTGCTGGTGTGGAGGTGCCAGATTGGCCGAAGGTAACGGACGTCCCGCGGATCTGCTAGTGATCTTCGGGATTACCGGGGATCTGGCACGCAAGATGACGTTTCGGGCACTCTACCGGCTGGAACGTCGTAAGTTGCTGGAATGCCCGGTTCTTGGCGTAGCCAGCGACGACATCACGGTCGAGCAGCTGGTGGACCGTGCCCGCGATGCGATCAAGGACAGCGGCGAAAGCTTCGACGAGGCAGTGCTGAGCCGGCTGGCGGACCGGCTGTCCTACGTATCCGGTGATGTCACCGACAGCGGGCTGTACGCCAAGCTGGCCGAACGGATCGGCTCAGACCACCAGCCGCTGTACTACTTGGAAATGCCGCCAGCGCTGTTCGCGCCGATCGTGGAGAACCTCGGCAAGGCGGGACTGCTGGAGGGCGCACGCGTCGCGGTCGAAAAGCCGTTCGGGCACGACCTGGCCTCCGCGCAAGAGCTCAACGCTCGGATGCACGCGGTTCTCGACGAAAAACAGATCCTTCGCGTGGACCACTTCCTGGGTAAGCAGCCTGTGGTCGAGCTGGAGTACCTGCGGTTCGCCAACCAAACCCTGGCCGAACTGTGGGATCGCCACAGCATCTCCGAGATCCATATCACCATGGCCGAAGACTTCGGGGTCGAGGAGCGCGGCAAGTTCTACGACGCGGTGGGCGCCCTGCGCGACGTCGTACAAAACCACCTGCTCCAGGTCTTGGCGTTGGTGGCGATGGAGCCACCGGTGGGTCCGAGCGCCGACGACCTCAACGACAAAAGGGTTGAGGTGTTCCGCGCGATGCCCGCACTGGACCCGGCCCACTGCGTCCGAGGCCAATACCGCGGTTACCGCGACGTGGCCGGGGTGGGTCGAGATTCGACAACCGAGACGTTCGTCGCCGTGCGATTGGAGATCGACAACTGGCGCTGGGCGGGGGTGCCGATCTTTTTGCGCGCCGGAAAGGCGTTGCCGGAGAAGGTGACCGAAGTCCGGCTGTTTTTGCGCCGGGTTCCCGCGCTGGCCTTCTTACCTAACCGCAGGAAGGCCGAGCCGAACCAGATCGTGCTCCGCATCGATCCGGACCCTGGCATGCGCCTGCAGTTGGCGGCTCAGGACGGGAACACCTGGCGGCCTGTGCATCTGGACTCGCTGTTCGCAGAGGACCTCGGTGAACCGCTGCGGCCCTACGAGCGTCTGCTGCATGCCGGGTTGGTCGGCGATCACCAGTTGTTTGCCCGCGAGGACAGCATCGAAGAGACCTGGCGCATCGTGCAGCCACTGCTCGATGCGCCAGGCGAAGTGCACGAGTACGAACCCGGCTCCTGGGGCCCCGAGGCGGCGCAGTCGCTGCTGCGCGGGCATCACAGTTGGTCCGAGCCGTGGATGCCTGGGGACAAGCACGCACGACGGTAAGGAGGACGGGATGCAGCTGGGGATGATCGGCCTGGGCCGGATGGGCGCCAACATCGTCCGTCGGCTGGTCAAAGACGGACATGAATGCGTGGTCTACGACCACGATCCTGACGCCGTCAAGGCGATGGCCGGCGAAGACAACACCATTGGTGTCTCATCGCTGGCTGAACTGGCACAGAAACTCAACACGCCGCGGGTGGTGTGGGTGATGGTGCCCGCCGGTGACATCACGACCGGCGTGATCGAGGACCTGGCCAAGACGCTTGACTCTGGCGACATCGTGATCGACGGCGGTAACT
This Mycobacterium xenopi DNA region includes the following protein-coding sequences:
- a CDS encoding adenylate/guanylate cyclase domain-containing protein encodes the protein MLGMGGAPMIAVYILAGLAVVEAAALAAVSVLLVRSRQEADELRHRADARNWLLSGGREAVKTVWQTANLVRKEGLGAAARSAIEDLADWAEVERPDLARVTPDGRVVILFSDIEESTALNERIGDRAWVKLLGEHDKLVRRLVKNYGGHVVKSQGDGFMIAFSQAEQAVRCAIDIQHAMHNEAKRRRRNGFRVRIGIHMGRSVRRGDDLFGRNVAMAARVAGEAAGGEILVSKPVCDAIRDCADISVDEGREAELKGFTGAHRLYAVKAAA
- a CDS encoding glucose-6-phosphate dehydrogenase yields the protein MAEGNGRPADLLVIFGITGDLARKMTFRALYRLERRKLLECPVLGVASDDITVEQLVDRARDAIKDSGESFDEAVLSRLADRLSYVSGDVTDSGLYAKLAERIGSDHQPLYYLEMPPALFAPIVENLGKAGLLEGARVAVEKPFGHDLASAQELNARMHAVLDEKQILRVDHFLGKQPVVELEYLRFANQTLAELWDRHSISEIHITMAEDFGVEERGKFYDAVGALRDVVQNHLLQVLALVAMEPPVGPSADDLNDKRVEVFRAMPALDPAHCVRGQYRGYRDVAGVGRDSTTETFVAVRLEIDNWRWAGVPIFLRAGKALPEKVTEVRLFLRRVPALAFLPNRRKAEPNQIVLRIDPDPGMRLQLAAQDGNTWRPVHLDSLFAEDLGEPLRPYERLLHAGLVGDHQLFAREDSIEETWRIVQPLLDAPGEVHEYEPGSWGPEAAQSLLRGHHSWSEPWMPGDKHARR